In a single window of the Pseudobacteriovorax antillogorgiicola genome:
- the era gene encoding GTPase Era: MSNQQSGYVSLLGRPNAGKSTLLNALVGQKIAGVSSKPQTTRNRILGICNHDQAQILFLDTPGMHRLRKSAKINSLMNQEAWSVIGESDLVLYMIDANIGMEGLDRDFLKSIMKATESPVALVLSKTDRMKKDRIKERSHQVAAQIAEILEEVPEEKRSFLVNPEPIWSSAKNRESLPALLDFICEFLPEAPWMYPEDDLTDRPQRFVVSELIREKTFRLLGEEIPYHTAVRIDKMEFKKNNVSIMASIIVARNSQKGMVIGKQGSKIKEIGIEAREELEKHLDQPVFLDLQVKVDPDWVDDVSLIAEYSSLELS, from the coding sequence ATGAGCAATCAGCAATCTGGATACGTATCTCTTTTGGGGCGCCCCAATGCAGGCAAAAGTACCCTTCTCAACGCTCTGGTCGGCCAAAAAATAGCAGGCGTCAGCTCGAAGCCGCAAACCACTAGAAACCGCATCCTGGGTATTTGTAATCACGACCAAGCTCAAATTTTGTTTCTAGATACTCCTGGGATGCATCGCCTTCGAAAATCTGCGAAGATCAACTCACTCATGAATCAAGAAGCCTGGTCTGTCATCGGCGAGTCGGATCTCGTTCTCTATATGATCGATGCAAATATTGGGATGGAAGGCTTGGATAGAGACTTCCTAAAATCGATCATGAAGGCTACTGAATCTCCCGTGGCTCTAGTGCTTTCGAAAACCGACCGGATGAAGAAAGACCGTATCAAAGAGCGGAGCCATCAAGTGGCTGCTCAGATTGCCGAGATCTTGGAGGAAGTACCCGAAGAAAAGCGTAGCTTCCTGGTGAATCCAGAACCTATCTGGTCTAGTGCAAAGAATAGAGAGTCTTTACCAGCTCTCCTCGACTTCATTTGCGAGTTTTTACCCGAAGCACCTTGGATGTATCCCGAGGATGACCTGACTGATCGGCCTCAACGATTTGTTGTGTCCGAGCTGATTCGTGAGAAAACATTTCGTCTCCTTGGAGAGGAAATACCCTACCATACTGCCGTGCGAATCGATAAGATGGAATTCAAGAAGAACAACGTTTCGATCATGGCATCCATTATTGTTGCTAGAAACTCTCAAAAGGGAATGGTGATTGGCAAGCAAGGCTCCAAAATCAAGGAAATCGGTATCGAAGCCCGCGAGGAGTTGGAAAAGCACCTTGATCAACCCGTCTTTCTCGACTTACAAGTAAAAGTAGACCCGGATTGGGTTGACGATGTAAGTCTCATTGCTGAGTATTCTAGCCTCGAACTTTCCTGA
- the murA gene encoding UDP-N-acetylglucosamine 1-carboxyvinyltransferase, whose translation MDNRKLKIIGGKKLTGGAVTIAGSSNQVTKSIIASLLTDEEVLIKGAPDVDERRVVQGLYEFLGGEITHHGDEEFTLCSKNVGVHEITEELCSKNRISVLAAGPLLHRFGKVSFYGVLGGDKIGKRPVNFHIQALQQMGAEVERDGNQYHLTVGPDGLHGAQIQLPFPSVMTTENILIAASRAKGRTIIENAAIEPEILELCKMLQKMGADITQRPNRTFVIEGVKKLKGCELRCMFDRNQAVSFAIAALATGGDVLLRNVTHDPVYSFLNFIQRMGAEFTISSKGLFVKAPDRGSLTGTHIEVEVHPGFMTDWQQPFMVLFTQAQGISLLHETVFEERLGYTKYLNEMGARITLSNKCLGEYPCRFRNHNYTHSAIIEGGTPLEGRDFALPTDIRAGKCLVVAGLTASGTTHLTNIRELERKYDNLVPKLQDMGANIETIHG comes from the coding sequence ATGGATAATCGAAAGCTCAAAATCATTGGTGGAAAAAAATTAACTGGCGGCGCAGTGACGATCGCCGGTAGCTCGAATCAAGTGACCAAGAGCATCATTGCATCCCTGCTGACTGATGAAGAGGTCTTGATCAAGGGCGCGCCAGACGTAGATGAGAGGCGAGTGGTACAGGGGCTCTATGAATTCCTCGGCGGTGAGATAACACATCACGGCGACGAGGAGTTTACCTTGTGTTCCAAAAACGTGGGTGTTCATGAAATCACCGAAGAGCTATGCTCCAAAAACAGGATTTCTGTACTTGCTGCTGGGCCTTTGTTGCATCGCTTTGGCAAGGTTAGCTTCTACGGAGTTTTAGGCGGGGATAAAATCGGTAAGCGGCCGGTGAACTTTCATATTCAAGCCTTGCAACAGATGGGTGCCGAAGTCGAGCGCGATGGCAACCAATACCACCTGACCGTCGGGCCTGACGGCCTTCACGGTGCCCAGATCCAGCTGCCTTTTCCTTCGGTTATGACGACAGAAAACATTTTGATCGCGGCATCTCGCGCTAAGGGGCGCACGATCATTGAAAATGCTGCGATCGAGCCTGAAATTTTAGAGCTTTGTAAGATGCTACAGAAGATGGGTGCTGATATCACCCAACGCCCCAATCGAACCTTTGTTATCGAAGGGGTCAAAAAGCTTAAGGGCTGTGAGCTTCGTTGCATGTTCGATCGCAATCAGGCTGTATCATTTGCGATTGCTGCGCTGGCCACTGGCGGTGATGTTCTGCTTCGCAACGTAACCCATGATCCTGTCTATAGCTTTCTTAACTTTATTCAAAGAATGGGCGCTGAATTTACTATTAGCTCCAAGGGGCTTTTTGTGAAAGCTCCTGATCGGGGTTCGTTAACGGGAACCCATATCGAAGTGGAAGTCCATCCAGGGTTTATGACTGATTGGCAGCAGCCATTTATGGTTTTATTTACGCAAGCCCAGGGTATTAGCCTTCTGCATGAAACGGTTTTTGAGGAGCGTCTTGGCTACACTAAGTATCTGAATGAGATGGGTGCGAGGATCACCCTCAGCAATAAGTGCCTGGGTGAGTATCCTTGCCGGTTCCGCAATCATAACTACACCCACTCTGCAATTATCGAGGGTGGAACTCCCCTTGAAGGTCGCGACTTTGCCTTGCCTACTGATATCCGCGCTGGAAAATGCCTTGTTGTTGCTGGTCTCACAGCATCCGGAACCACCCACCTGACCAATATCCGAGAATTGGAGCGGAAGTACGATAATCTGGTGCCAAAGCTCCAAGATATGGGCGCGAACATTGAGACCATTCACGGTTAG
- a CDS encoding DoxX family protein: protein MSLIKTYNHHVGLLILRVSLGLTMLLAHGLPKIDAFPGLKFPDPIGLGSQLSWGAAVAAEVGCSILLVLGLWTRLSLAPLIFTMLIAVFVVHSGDPFAKKELGLMYMIGYIALFIAGPGKHSVDWKIQGR, encoded by the coding sequence ATGTCGCTGATAAAAACGTACAACCACCATGTTGGCTTACTTATCCTACGGGTGAGTCTAGGACTTACCATGTTACTGGCACATGGCCTGCCAAAGATCGACGCATTCCCAGGGCTAAAATTTCCAGACCCCATTGGTCTAGGTTCACAGCTTAGCTGGGGAGCAGCCGTTGCTGCTGAAGTTGGCTGCTCGATCCTTCTGGTCTTGGGGCTATGGACCCGGCTATCGCTGGCCCCTCTGATCTTTACCATGCTGATCGCGGTGTTTGTCGTTCATAGTGGCGATCCGTTTGCGAAAAAAGAATTAGGTCTCATGTACATGATCGGTTATATAGCTCTGTTTATCGCAGGGCCAGGAAAGCATTCTGTCGACTGGAAAATTCAAGGAAGGTAG
- a CDS encoding tetratricopeptide repeat protein has translation MKLTLSSKQRYLLGSFIAGCALFGAYHLGQVGQGQSGSELLPEKLDRFAKRAASRQLLGKDGIDPEMSIDGQLAMAIEMVDNGQVDEASDALGKILKVDPNNIKALLEISLIELLDRGRPQEALPYLIKALQVDPDNDHLLGEVADIYVETGQFDEGLGFFSQLREHFPETAAISLRMGQIFYYKSEYRRALKVLEPIINSVTHGGQARSLKARILLQLGRVDPAVEEYHEAEEGLEQNIRVAMISGEPTDFLVKWLETMQIEMAEGLIERQLFKAAEDILYKLSEKIPSDPEVIKLMDLARAGKRDNAG, from the coding sequence TTGAAACTCACGTTATCATCGAAACAGCGATACTTGCTCGGGTCATTTATTGCAGGCTGTGCACTATTTGGGGCCTACCACCTTGGGCAGGTGGGGCAGGGGCAGTCGGGAAGCGAACTACTTCCAGAAAAGCTCGATCGCTTTGCCAAGCGGGCTGCATCTCGGCAGTTGCTCGGTAAAGACGGCATCGACCCTGAAATGTCTATTGATGGCCAGCTGGCTATGGCTATCGAGATGGTTGACAATGGTCAGGTGGATGAGGCCAGTGATGCCCTAGGGAAAATCCTGAAAGTCGATCCCAATAATATCAAAGCGCTTCTTGAGATCAGTCTGATTGAGTTATTAGATCGAGGCCGTCCTCAAGAGGCCCTCCCTTATCTTATCAAAGCTTTGCAGGTAGACCCCGATAACGACCACTTGTTAGGTGAAGTTGCCGATATTTACGTGGAGACTGGGCAATTCGATGAAGGCCTAGGTTTTTTTTCCCAACTTCGTGAGCACTTTCCTGAAACGGCAGCGATCAGCTTACGCATGGGCCAGATTTTTTATTACAAGTCTGAGTACCGGAGGGCGCTTAAGGTCTTGGAGCCAATCATAAACTCGGTCACTCACGGGGGGCAAGCTAGAAGCCTCAAAGCACGAATTCTTCTTCAGTTGGGGCGGGTTGATCCAGCTGTGGAAGAGTATCATGAAGCAGAGGAAGGGCTAGAACAAAACATTCGGGTAGCCATGATATCCGGTGAGCCCACTGACTTTCTGGTCAAATGGTTGGAAACTATGCAGATTGAAATGGCTGAAGGTCTGATTGAACGTCAGCTTTTCAAGGCCGCAGAAGACATCCTTTACAAACTCTCAGAAAAAATTCCCTCAGATCCTGAGGTCATCAAACTTATGGATTTAGCTCGGGCCGGTAAACGAGATAATGCTGGCTAG
- a CDS encoding TPM domain-containing protein translates to MIGQFQTVIAIAALLATSISTAEIAVPRLKGAVMDLADMLSDPVQKKLAQSLETLTEEGGTKIVILTIPSLDGELASDYSSRVLDDWQLGLEPGKRGVLLLLARDDRRVSIEVDSDLRGEFSEAVRDRIIVEQIRPWFQKGDIEGGIVAATRTILQTTDPQFVLDEGLIGRFERQSDYKEGDHPLVVVGLILVLALIRIQRQRQRRLRYLQESGYWGGSFDAGFSGGGGGFNGDGASADW, encoded by the coding sequence GTGATCGGACAATTCCAAACCGTCATCGCCATAGCCGCTCTGCTTGCGACTTCCATAAGCACAGCAGAGATCGCTGTACCCAGGCTGAAAGGGGCTGTGATGGATCTTGCAGATATGCTTTCCGACCCTGTTCAGAAGAAGCTGGCCCAAAGTCTTGAGACCCTCACTGAAGAAGGGGGAACCAAGATAGTCATTCTAACGATCCCATCGTTGGATGGGGAGCTTGCCAGCGACTATAGTAGCCGTGTGCTTGATGACTGGCAGCTAGGCCTAGAGCCTGGTAAAAGAGGAGTTCTATTGCTGCTGGCGCGGGATGACCGACGGGTTTCGATCGAAGTCGACTCCGACTTAAGGGGCGAGTTTAGTGAAGCAGTACGAGATCGCATCATTGTTGAGCAAATTCGCCCTTGGTTTCAAAAGGGAGACATAGAGGGGGGGATTGTAGCTGCCACGCGTACTATCCTACAGACTACCGATCCTCAGTTCGTATTGGACGAAGGCCTTATCGGACGCTTTGAGCGGCAGTCCGACTATAAAGAAGGGGATCATCCTTTAGTTGTAGTGGGTTTGATTCTCGTTTTAGCATTAATTCGCATCCAACGGCAAAGGCAGCGTCGCTTGCGCTATCTTCAGGAAAGTGGCTACTGGGGTGGGAGCTTTGACGCTGGATTTAGTGGTGGAGGTGGTGGCTTTAACGGTGATGGGGCTTCGGCAGATTGGTAA
- a CDS encoding RICIN domain-containing protein, with translation MKKFLLTLFTVLPGTTLLGNLKVELSPLTERRVAECGVEQYKEKINHPSCGVDSYKEGTGGACGVKSYKSMRVKACGVALYNEGTGGPCGYINDVQKTCKVKNLGGGCLIPGDEVINRRGKVCRHEDFGVQVYKRCRKAEFGVEEYKTCKSAVFGTNWKSCRLAEFGVDSYNSCKIRKTQYELDVYLASTKPYIEVNAINMARSQQSYLFSAGQKQQLGCLIKRWEDDFLFEDVVLDMKNSFAATFGEEFDPNQFSCNDMNMLPKLSYQGKLCDDYTDSQLSTALAKEGLSSSERFFINACQDKKLYMDYRQWFLDQGTEVQNLLWDVVARADSGYKDKLTKLKESISKHKIDFASNVTIVVRMDGMNGSNPEPKLVNEGRYKIISDLSDKCMNLKISSLDDAAGLRSKQNIHQWGCPVGDSEWTNNFFNLTYTAMGRLEIKSLFSDLCLHNDNGNAVQEYCSMATSYALEKVGSDFLIKDEYGKCAESVSYGDGDNVVFETCNSQKSGQKWKLERMDGESNPGSSVEPILPAGDFSFRSKSSNKCLNLKISNLSDSNGYQEYQPFHQWDCPSTNSEWTNNYLKVRYDNDSFKLESLFSSLCLKDNGSSVVQVNCLDASKLTAVKQGSGYAIKDLVSGRCLRTTGWGNGDKVVFGNCDNDTQTEWTLSPAYN, from the coding sequence GTGAAAAAATTTCTATTGACCCTATTTACAGTTTTGCCTGGAACGACTTTACTTGGGAATTTGAAAGTCGAGCTATCACCACTCACAGAGCGACGAGTTGCAGAGTGTGGAGTTGAACAGTACAAGGAAAAGATAAACCACCCCAGCTGTGGTGTTGACTCTTACAAGGAAGGCACGGGGGGAGCCTGCGGCGTAAAATCTTATAAGTCTATGCGGGTTAAGGCTTGTGGTGTTGCATTGTACAATGAAGGTACTGGTGGACCCTGCGGCTATATCAACGATGTCCAAAAGACTTGTAAAGTTAAAAATTTGGGTGGTGGCTGCCTTATACCTGGGGATGAAGTGATAAATCGCCGAGGGAAGGTCTGCCGCCACGAGGACTTCGGCGTACAGGTGTATAAACGCTGCCGGAAAGCCGAATTTGGTGTTGAAGAGTACAAGACATGTAAAAGTGCAGTCTTTGGTACAAATTGGAAAAGCTGTCGCCTAGCGGAGTTTGGAGTTGATTCCTACAATTCTTGTAAGATTAGAAAAACTCAGTACGAACTTGATGTTTACCTAGCATCGACCAAGCCATATATCGAAGTCAACGCGATAAACATGGCCCGATCTCAGCAAAGCTACTTATTCAGTGCAGGTCAGAAGCAACAGCTAGGTTGTCTTATTAAACGGTGGGAAGATGACTTCCTATTTGAAGACGTTGTTTTGGACATGAAAAACTCATTTGCAGCGACATTTGGTGAAGAGTTTGACCCGAACCAATTCTCTTGTAATGATATGAACATGCTGCCTAAACTGAGCTACCAAGGAAAGCTATGTGATGACTATACTGATAGCCAGCTCAGCACAGCTCTTGCTAAAGAAGGTCTTTCATCGTCTGAAAGATTCTTTATCAATGCGTGTCAAGATAAGAAACTCTATATGGACTATCGTCAATGGTTTCTAGATCAGGGGACGGAGGTCCAGAACCTGCTTTGGGATGTCGTTGCTCGTGCGGATTCCGGATACAAAGACAAATTAACGAAACTCAAAGAATCTATTTCTAAACACAAAATCGACTTCGCATCCAACGTTACTATTGTTGTAAGAATGGATGGTATGAATGGATCAAATCCAGAACCTAAACTAGTGAACGAAGGTCGGTATAAGATTATCTCTGATCTAAGCGATAAGTGCATGAACTTGAAGATCTCTTCATTAGACGATGCTGCTGGGTTGAGAAGTAAGCAAAATATTCATCAATGGGGTTGTCCAGTTGGTGATAGTGAATGGACGAATAATTTTTTCAATCTGACATATACAGCTATGGGTCGACTCGAAATTAAGTCGCTCTTCTCAGATCTCTGTTTGCATAATGACAATGGCAATGCGGTGCAGGAATATTGCTCTATGGCGACTAGCTATGCTTTAGAGAAGGTTGGTTCTGACTTTCTTATCAAGGACGAATACGGAAAATGTGCCGAAAGCGTGTCTTATGGTGATGGAGATAACGTCGTCTTTGAAACCTGTAATAGTCAGAAGTCGGGCCAGAAATGGAAGCTGGAAAGAATGGACGGTGAAAGTAACCCGGGTTCTTCAGTAGAACCAATCCTACCAGCCGGCGACTTCAGCTTCAGGTCCAAATCTAGCAATAAGTGCTTGAACCTTAAAATCAGCAATCTTTCAGACAGCAACGGATACCAAGAGTATCAGCCGTTTCATCAGTGGGACTGCCCAAGTACAAATAGCGAATGGACGAATAACTATCTTAAAGTTAGATATGATAACGATTCGTTTAAGTTGGAGTCACTGTTTTCTTCTCTATGTTTGAAAGATAATGGGTCGAGTGTTGTACAGGTGAACTGTTTAGATGCTAGTAAGCTCACGGCAGTTAAGCAGGGTAGTGGCTATGCAATTAAGGATCTAGTATCCGGCCGTTGTCTTCGTACTACAGGATGGGGAAATGGTGATAAGGTTGTCTTCGGCAACTGCGATAACGACACTCAAACTGAGTGGACTCTATCACCGGCATACAACTAA
- a CDS encoding EndoU domain-containing protein, with protein MNTKALNILNLIILLMSFGCGAAPIPDPVGDSNCPKNTDCTNISWETDENGDYEVKPTPADEGPPALDPSDIEPNPFDEIPDDSGSGGNVGTIGGPTSGGETLPPPTTPTQGGGGGGGDPSGLEKALSDGIKNLAEGIKGLGGLISGESQKKMREARRKKREIEAKIRGATSLANQVKEYEASISNLANDLKNKGQSITENGNHGEKSTTEKVNQAGESHNETINEVDKSLPEFNPNPPTESDDAPEDERDDCYLKLKACTDLTPEDEKVIATREYIEYARDRTKSYQGDRKKGADTMLDAADATSDLAEEAYNEGDLDEGDAYTGVALGLADAAIGFVPGLGWAHDVYQAIAGENLVTGEKVEGFDRTMAVMGALSGGVFSKFNHIVKGSKVLRKIGKADNLVKNGDDYNDAVRKAGDWTKSGIDKDTTDSILKGAGDCLVDSSWSRPSNVIHSILGLIEDTAYASGKKPCEQVVDEVVESAKNSGFTKSDDVAQLAKGWNDVTPDLETKILTGGVNPSDPRKLTGVHSPRIVDDSRFTIVDTVSRNADGTTTVRVKKDLGDGVVSKNKKTTLYPDNWTDEKIANSVRYTSASDPIAKRARDGATYHRQVVDGVEVAVVKEGGNVTSGFPTGTKGFILEGFDPL; from the coding sequence ATGAATACCAAAGCACTTAATATACTAAACCTTATCATTTTACTGATGTCTTTTGGCTGTGGGGCTGCTCCCATTCCAGATCCCGTTGGAGATTCTAATTGCCCAAAGAACACAGACTGTACCAATATTTCTTGGGAAACTGATGAGAATGGCGACTATGAAGTAAAGCCCACACCAGCAGATGAAGGCCCTCCTGCGCTCGATCCCAGCGATATTGAGCCGAACCCTTTTGATGAAATCCCAGATGATTCCGGAAGTGGGGGGAATGTTGGCACGATTGGTGGTCCTACCAGTGGTGGCGAAACTCTACCACCCCCAACAACGCCAACACAGGGCGGGGGAGGTGGCGGTGGCGATCCGTCAGGACTAGAGAAAGCGCTAAGTGACGGTATTAAAAACCTAGCTGAAGGCATCAAAGGTTTGGGTGGGCTGATATCTGGCGAATCCCAGAAGAAGATGAGGGAAGCGCGAAGAAAGAAGCGAGAGATAGAAGCGAAGATTCGTGGAGCAACAAGCTTAGCTAATCAAGTCAAGGAATACGAAGCGAGTATCTCAAATCTGGCCAACGACCTAAAAAACAAAGGTCAAAGCATCACAGAAAACGGCAACCACGGAGAAAAGTCTACTACTGAGAAAGTCAATCAGGCTGGTGAAAGTCACAATGAGACCATCAATGAGGTCGACAAAAGCCTTCCTGAGTTTAACCCGAATCCTCCCACGGAAAGCGACGATGCCCCAGAGGATGAGAGGGATGATTGTTACCTAAAACTCAAAGCTTGCACGGATCTGACCCCTGAAGACGAAAAAGTTATCGCGACTCGCGAGTATATCGAATATGCCCGCGATCGCACCAAGTCCTATCAAGGCGACCGGAAAAAAGGCGCCGACACTATGCTCGATGCAGCTGATGCGACAAGCGATCTAGCAGAAGAAGCCTATAACGAGGGGGACCTCGATGAGGGGGACGCTTATACAGGGGTAGCGCTAGGGCTAGCCGACGCTGCCATTGGGTTTGTGCCCGGCTTGGGTTGGGCTCATGATGTTTACCAGGCAATTGCTGGTGAAAACCTAGTCACGGGTGAAAAGGTAGAAGGCTTTGATCGCACTATGGCCGTTATGGGAGCATTGAGTGGGGGCGTCTTTAGTAAGTTTAATCATATCGTCAAAGGTAGCAAGGTCCTTCGAAAAATAGGTAAGGCTGATAACCTCGTTAAAAATGGCGATGATTATAACGATGCAGTTCGAAAGGCTGGAGACTGGACTAAATCGGGCATAGACAAGGATACTACTGACAGCATTCTAAAAGGTGCAGGCGATTGCTTAGTGGACAGCAGTTGGAGTCGGCCCAGTAATGTTATACACTCAATCTTAGGCTTGATTGAAGATACGGCTTATGCCTCTGGTAAAAAGCCTTGTGAGCAGGTGGTTGATGAAGTTGTTGAGTCTGCTAAGAATTCTGGGTTCACAAAATCCGATGATGTCGCTCAACTTGCTAAGGGTTGGAATGACGTCACCCCAGATCTTGAGACAAAGATACTTACTGGAGGAGTCAATCCATCTGACCCCAGGAAACTAACTGGTGTCCACTCTCCTAGGATTGTAGACGATAGCAGATTTACTATCGTAGATACGGTATCAAGGAATGCAGATGGCACAACTACTGTCCGAGTGAAAAAGGACCTTGGCGACGGTGTAGTGTCAAAGAATAAAAAGACAACGCTCTATCCCGATAATTGGACAGATGAAAAGATTGCAAATTCAGTTCGTTATACGTCAGCATCTGACCCGATAGCCAAACGAGCAAGAGATGGGGCCACTTATCACAGGCAGGTTGTTGATGGAGTAGAAGTTGCTGTAGTCAAAGAAGGCGGTAATGTAACCTCTGGATTCCCGACAGGTACAAAAGGCTTCATTTTAGAAGGTTTTGATCCATTATAG